The Armatimonadota bacterium genome includes a window with the following:
- the coaE gene encoding dephospho-CoA kinase, producing the protein MLRVGLTGGIACGKSTVLQMLRDLGAATISADTIVHELLDGDTGIRERIRREFGEGVFDKTGRPDRRKLADIAFRDETARLKLEQILHPEVRQRILAWMDGVRSSGRRVAVAEVPLLFEAGLEGDFDCTVAVTAEHGEQLNRLSTRMPVREAERRIAAQMPSEEKVRRADYALVNSGSLDDLQERVRELWSTLLTRGAR; encoded by the coding sequence ATGCTGCGGGTGGGGTTGACCGGCGGGATTGCCTGCGGCAAAAGCACAGTGCTCCAGATGCTGCGGGACCTGGGCGCGGCCACCATCTCGGCCGACACCATCGTCCACGAGTTGCTGGATGGGGATACGGGCATCCGCGAACGCATCCGGCGGGAGTTCGGGGAGGGTGTCTTTGACAAAACCGGACGGCCGGACCGGAGAAAGCTTGCGGACATCGCTTTCCGGGACGAGACTGCCCGGCTGAAGTTGGAACAGATCCTGCACCCGGAGGTGCGGCAGCGGATCCTGGCGTGGATGGATGGAGTCCGCTCCTCAGGAAGGCGCGTCGCGGTGGCGGAGGTGCCGCTGCTTTTCGAAGCCGGGTTGGAAGGAGACTTCGACTGCACCGTGGCCGTCACTGCGGAACACGGCGAGCAGTTGAATCGTCTTTCCACCAGAATGCCGGTTCGGGAAGCGGAGAGGCGCATAGCGGCGCAGATGCCTTCTGAAGAGAAAGTGCGGCGGGCAGACTATGCGCTGGTAAACTCCGGCTCCCTCGATGACCTGCAGGAGCGCGTCCGGGAGTTGTGGTCCACACTTCTGACGCGCGGTGCCCGTTGA
- a CDS encoding DNA polymerase, translating to MAGKKCILVDGNSLLYRAFFAIRFLSTRDGLPTNALYGFAGMLLKLLAEENPDCVIVAFDAPEKTFRHQEYSGYKATRAPTPDELKQQAPLARDLARALGFQVVEIPGYEADDIVGTCARLAERQGYDVLVVTGDLDELQLVSDRVKVAVTGRGVSDITLYDPQAVRERFGLSPQQFVDYKALKGDATDNIPGVPGVGDKTASKLVAQFGGLDGLLARLDEVQPEKLREAIRESREQLEASRRLCRIVTDVPLEVDFAAADPASRPPGEAEDLFRKLEFESLIARLPQAGEALQSPGDRRSELPDIRWVGSEEELRQVIERVRHSPGAAFVLEDAAGGEKIISIGLEGDAVAVRLNGPAGQGGLGLDPGDEFRASPDCLRPLLEDGDARPVTFDLKRVCSLMAACGVDVRAQADDLMLAGFLLQPGRGSYSLEWLAGRYLDGPDSIPPGAAGCVARELAEELLGRLKKEELEGVYRDIELPLAPVLAAMERRGVLVDRARLEDLSARMAAELVALESAIYEIAGQRFNIGSTKQLAEVLFEKLGLPSGRRTKTGYSTDAETLEALAVDYEIARLVLQWRELSKLKGTYADALPRLVRPDTGRIHTFYNQTGAATGRLSSSDPNLQNIPIRTDIGRQIRAAFVAPPGRALVSADYSQIELRLLAHLSGDEELTRCFVEGEDIHTRTACALFGVSERDVDPEMRRRGKTINFSVLYGKTDFGLARELGVSQAEAREYIEAYFRRYPRVKELNERILAEARETGWVRTMFGRKRWIPELNARDRNVRMNAERAAFNAPLQGSAADIIKLAMIRLEQQLQKTGTQMILQVHDELVFEAPEDEVEQAASLARREMEGVCRLSVPLVVDVKAGSNWRDMSPCATP from the coding sequence GTGGCCGGGAAGAAGTGCATTCTGGTGGATGGCAACAGCCTTCTGTACCGGGCTTTCTTCGCCATCCGGTTTCTCAGCACGCGGGACGGGTTGCCCACCAACGCGCTTTACGGCTTTGCCGGCATGCTTCTCAAGCTTCTGGCGGAAGAGAATCCGGATTGCGTGATCGTGGCTTTCGACGCGCCGGAAAAGACGTTCCGCCACCAGGAATACAGCGGCTATAAGGCCACCAGGGCTCCCACTCCTGACGAACTCAAACAGCAAGCCCCTCTGGCCCGCGATCTGGCGAGGGCGCTCGGCTTCCAGGTGGTTGAGATACCCGGGTATGAGGCAGATGATATCGTAGGCACGTGCGCCCGGCTTGCGGAGCGGCAGGGTTACGACGTCCTGGTCGTAACAGGCGACCTCGACGAATTGCAACTGGTTTCAGACCGCGTGAAGGTGGCCGTTACGGGCCGCGGGGTTTCCGACATCACCCTTTACGACCCGCAGGCCGTGCGGGAGCGCTTCGGACTGTCTCCACAACAATTTGTGGACTACAAGGCCCTGAAGGGGGACGCCACGGATAATATCCCGGGAGTGCCGGGGGTGGGGGACAAGACCGCATCCAAGCTGGTGGCGCAGTTTGGGGGGCTGGACGGTCTGCTGGCCAGGCTGGACGAAGTTCAGCCGGAGAAACTTCGAGAAGCCATCCGCGAGTCCCGAGAGCAACTGGAAGCGTCCCGGCGTTTGTGCCGTATTGTGACCGACGTGCCGCTGGAGGTGGATTTCGCCGCAGCCGATCCTGCCTCCCGGCCGCCGGGAGAGGCGGAGGATCTGTTCCGCAAGCTGGAATTCGAATCTCTGATAGCCCGTCTGCCGCAGGCTGGTGAGGCTCTGCAATCGCCCGGCGATAGGCGGAGCGAGCTTCCAGATATTCGCTGGGTGGGCAGCGAAGAGGAGTTGCGGCAAGTCATAGAGCGAGTGCGCCATTCCCCCGGCGCGGCATTTGTGCTGGAGGATGCGGCTGGCGGCGAGAAGATCATCAGCATCGGGTTGGAGGGAGATGCTGTCGCTGTGCGGCTGAATGGTCCGGCTGGCCAGGGCGGCTTGGGGCTCGATCCTGGCGACGAATTCCGGGCTTCGCCGGATTGCCTTCGCCCGCTTCTGGAGGATGGCGATGCGCGTCCGGTCACCTTTGACCTGAAGCGGGTTTGCTCACTGATGGCCGCATGCGGAGTGGATGTTCGCGCTCAGGCGGATGACCTTATGCTGGCCGGGTTCCTCCTTCAACCAGGCCGCGGCTCCTACTCGCTCGAATGGCTCGCCGGGCGCTATCTGGACGGGCCCGACAGCATCCCGCCCGGGGCGGCTGGCTGCGTGGCCCGCGAGCTTGCGGAGGAGCTTCTGGGACGCCTGAAAAAAGAGGAGCTGGAAGGCGTCTACCGCGACATTGAGCTTCCTCTGGCGCCCGTGCTTGCCGCAATGGAGCGCAGGGGTGTCCTGGTGGACCGGGCCAGGCTGGAGGATCTCTCGGCCCGGATGGCCGCAGAACTGGTCGCGCTGGAAAGCGCCATCTATGAGATCGCCGGGCAGCGGTTCAACATCGGCTCCACAAAGCAGCTCGCGGAGGTGCTTTTCGAAAAGCTGGGGCTACCCTCCGGACGTCGCACCAAAACCGGCTACTCCACGGACGCCGAGACGCTGGAGGCGCTGGCGGTGGATTACGAGATCGCCCGGCTGGTGCTCCAGTGGCGGGAGCTCTCCAAGTTGAAGGGGACCTATGCGGACGCGCTGCCCAGGCTCGTGCGTCCGGACACGGGACGCATCCACACCTTCTATAACCAGACCGGCGCCGCTACGGGGCGCCTCTCCTCTAGCGATCCTAATCTGCAGAACATTCCCATCCGCACGGACATCGGTCGGCAGATCCGTGCAGCGTTTGTGGCCCCGCCGGGGAGGGCGCTTGTCTCGGCGGACTATTCGCAGATCGAACTGCGGCTGCTTGCGCACCTGAGCGGGGATGAGGAGCTCACTCGATGCTTTGTGGAAGGGGAGGACATCCACACGCGCACGGCCTGCGCACTGTTCGGGGTGAGCGAGCGTGACGTTGACCCTGAGATGCGTCGGAGGGGGAAAACCATCAACTTCAGCGTGCTCTACGGCAAAACGGACTTCGGGTTGGCCCGTGAACTGGGCGTGTCGCAGGCCGAGGCACGCGAGTATATTGAGGCCTACTTCCGGCGCTACCCGCGGGTCAAGGAGCTGAACGAGCGCATTCTTGCGGAGGCTCGCGAGACCGGGTGGGTGCGCACCATGTTCGGCCGCAAACGATGGATCCCGGAGCTGAACGCTCGGGATCGCAACGTCCGGATGAACGCCGAGCGCGCCGCCTTCAACGCACCGCTTCAGGGCTCCGCGGCCGATATCATCAAACTGGCAATGATCCGTCTGGAGCAGCAGCTTCAGAAAACGGGCACGCAGATGATCCTGCAGGTGCACGATGAACTGGTCTTCGAAGCGCCAGAAGACGAGGTGGAGCAGGCTGCCTCTCTTGCCAGGCGCGAGATGGAGGGGGTATGCCGCCTGAGCGTTCCGCTTGTTGTGGATGTGAAGGCAGGCTCGAACTGGCGGGATATGTCGCCCTGCGCCACCCCTTGA